A region of the Solirubrobacterales bacterium genome:
CTCTATTTCTTGGTGGTGTCCGGGTGAACCTCGGACTGACCATTCTTTTGATCATTCCGCTCGTCGGCGCATTGATCGCCTCGCTGATGCCGCAGAGGCAGATCGGCCCGGTCGCCGCGATCGTGACGTTGATCCAGATCGGGTTCCTGATCCCGATCGTGATCGACTTCAAGACAGGGACCGACGTAACCGGCTTCGTCAATGAATTGTGGATTCCCGAGCTCGGCGTTCATTACTCGCTCGGGATAGACGGCCTCAACCTGTTCCTGGTCTGCCTCGTCGTGCTGGCCTGGTCGGTGGCGACGTTCGCGGCGAGCCGCACCGAGGTTGATCGGCCGCGGATGTTCTACGCAATGCTTGCGCTTGCCGAGGTCGGCACGCTCGGCGCGTTCCTCGCCCAGGACCTGATTCTCTTCGTGCTCTTCTTCGACCTTCTGCTCGTGCCGTTCTACTTCCTGATCGGAATGTGGGGTCAGGACACAGAACTCGGCAATGCCCGCAGGGCGACGGCGACCTTCATGATCTACACGCTCGCGGGCTCGCTGCTGATGCTTGTTTCGGCGGTGGCGCTGGGCGTGCTCACCTCGAGCCAGAGCGGCGCGCCGCTGAGTTTCCAGTTCGTGGACCTGCAGGCCAACCTGGTCGACGGCAGCACGCAGAACTGGTTGTTTCTCGGCTTCATGCTGGCGTTTCTGGTGAAGATGCCGATTCCGCCGCTGCACGGTTGGATGCCGATCACCTACAAGACAACGCCGCTACCGGTTCTGATCGTGCTCTCGGCGGTCGTCGCGAAGTTGGGTGCGTATGGATTTCTTCGCATCGCGATGCCGTTGATGCCGAACGCAATTGAAAGCTTTCAGGTGCTCTTGTTGTTGTTGGCCGTGGTAGCGATCATCTACGGCTCGGTGATGGCCTTCAGCCAGGACGACGCACGCATGGTCGTCGGATACAGCTCGATCGCCCAGATCGGCTTCATCCTCCTGGGCATCTTCGTGATCGACGCCAAGGGCGCCGAGGGCGCGATCCTGCAAATGGTCAACCACGGCGTCGTCACGATCGGCCTTTTCCTGATCGTCGCCTTTCTCGGCGAGCGCGCAGGAAGCGAGAAACTCTCGAACATGGGTGGCCTCGCCAAGCAGGCCCCGGTGCTCGCCACGCTTTTCTTGATCGTCGCACTCGCGACACTCGCCATACCCGGCTCGGCGAACTTCGTTGGCGAGACCTACATCCTCTTCGGCGCCTTCCAGACTGAGTTCATCTGGGGGGTTGTGGCGAGTCTTGGAGTGGTGCTGGCAGCGGCATACATGCTGCGGATGTTCCAGCGCTCGATGCACAATCGCGGCTCGGTTACCGATCAAGAGACTGACCTGCGATCGCGCGAACTCGACGCCAGCGAGTTTGCCCTGCTGCTTCCGGTCGTGCTGGTCATTCTGGTCACGGCGGTCTACCCGCAGTTCGTCGTCGAGCGCGTCGAACCCAATGCCAGGCAGGCCGTCATCTTTGTGACCGAGACTCAACAGGGCCCGGCCGCTTCGCCCCTGCCAGATCCGGAAGCCGCTCAATGACCGCGTTGATCGCAGCAGCCAGCTCAGTGCAGGCCCC
Encoded here:
- a CDS encoding NADH-quinone oxidoreductase subunit M, with product MNLGLTILLIIPLVGALIASLMPQRQIGPVAAIVTLIQIGFLIPIVIDFKTGTDVTGFVNELWIPELGVHYSLGIDGLNLFLVCLVVLAWSVATFAASRTEVDRPRMFYAMLALAEVGTLGAFLAQDLILFVLFFDLLLVPFYFLIGMWGQDTELGNARRATATFMIYTLAGSLLMLVSAVALGVLTSSQSGAPLSFQFVDLQANLVDGSTQNWLFLGFMLAFLVKMPIPPLHGWMPITYKTTPLPVLIVLSAVVAKLGAYGFLRIAMPLMPNAIESFQVLLLLLAVVAIIYGSVMAFSQDDARMVVGYSSIAQIGFILLGIFVIDAKGAEGAILQMVNHGVVTIGLFLIVAFLGERAGSEKLSNMGGLAKQAPVLATLFLIVALATLAIPGSANFVGETYILFGAFQTEFIWGVVASLGVVLAAAYMLRMFQRSMHNRGSVTDQETDLRSRELDASEFALLLPVVLVILVTAVYPQFVVERVEPNARQAVIFVTETQQGPAASPLPDPEAAQ